A portion of the Sabethes cyaneus chromosome 3, idSabCyanKW18_F2, whole genome shotgun sequence genome contains these proteins:
- the LOC128740807 gene encoding putative odorant receptor 83c, with protein sequence MVLYNLCSCYTVRKYSDDPLQIMQIVVIFGIATQLIYKFFMAIEKKASMRALFETAEQNIYCAFDSGTLKEKAAIEKTTRNLSISFKIMSGLYVSSLFVFAIWPVYVYYNKNELVPLFFYEIPYVNINDKPGYVLTLLFHVNIYLLGVLGTILADYIFIFAAFQSMLFVDLLILNLKQLDDMLISDNREANLEAIADQWKTCMKYHQITSEYINTVEHVYGFSCLMQVFCCVFTICDSMIVLVLTDWYAAYCFLLVIFFELSIYFILGNLVELKVDALYETVTSLSWYLLTLTQQKEFMYVMARQQRPMILTIFGFAPLNFESYMTVLRSLYQFFIIILRSLS encoded by the exons ATGGTACTATATAATCTGTGCTCTTGTTATACCGTAAGAAAGTATTCCGATGATCCGCTGCAAATAATGCAGATTGTCGTTATTTTTGGAATCGCAACTCAGCTGATTTACAAATTCTTTATGGCTATTGAGAAAAAGGCTTCGATGAGGGCCCTTTTCGAAACGGCAGAGCAGAACATTTACTGTGCCTTTGATAGTGGAACTCTCAAGGAAAAGGCTGCAATCGAAAAGACAACTCGCAATTTGAGCATTAGCTTCAAAATAATGTCTGGGCTCTATGTGTCATCGCTGTTTGTTTTTGCTATCTGGCCCGTGTATgtttattataacaaaaatgAGTTGGTTCCGCTGTTTTTCTACGAAATTCCATACGTTAACATAAATGATAAACCTGGATACGTACTGACACTCTTATTTCATGTTAATATTTATCTACTAGGAGTATTAGGAACGATTTTGGCAGACTACATATTTATCTTTGCTGCATTCCAATCGATGCTCTTTGTTGACTTGTTAATATTGAATTTAAAACAATTAGATGATATGTTAATTTCTGACAATCGTGAAGCGAATCTAGAAGCAATTGCAGATCAATGGAAAACTTGTATGAAATATCATCAAATTACTAGTGA ATATATAAATACTGTTGAGCATGTATACGGATTCTCGTGTTTGATGCAAGTATTTTGCTGCGTTTTTACAATCTGTGATTCAATGATAGTTTTAGTTTTG ACGGACTGGTATGCGGCATATTGCTTTTTGCTGGTAATATTTTTCGAGCtatctatttattttattttgggaAACTTAGTGGAGCTAAAG GTTGATGCACTTTATGAAACTGTTACTTCTCTATCGTGGTATCTATTGACTTTGACCCAGCAAAAAGAATTTATGTATGTGATGGCTCGTCAGCAAAGGCCAATGATATTAACTATTTTCGGATTTGCTCCGTTGAATTTCGAAAGCTATATGACT GTATTACGATCTCTTTATCAATTCTTTATCATTATATTGCGGTCTTTGTCGTGA